The genomic DNA TCagtttcatttttaaatttataatcatGAAGAAAATTTGAATACCAGTTTTGAAAAAAGAATTGTCTATGTATTATGAAGATATTTACAGTAAATATTAATTGAAGTgatacaaataaaaaaaactgCAGTAAAGAGATACCTGAAGTGGATATTTAACAAAAGCGGGTTCATAACGATTCTTGCAAAATCTATGAAACCATATAGTCAATATAGGAAGCGCAATGAGGAAAGGTGTTGATTCAGCAGCTTTCTTTGTACTTAGGAGTCCAAGTAGAAGAATCTGAGATGTGACCAGTGCAAAGATAATGCGGCCATGAACATCTGGCCAAAATGCTGCTGCACTCTCATATTCTTGGTTGTACACATTAATAATCTAGATCACAAGAATAATATACATCAGAATAGATTTTCTAAGAACATGTTTAAGATAAGATAGTATGATGATCATTAGAATTTATAGTTTGACAAGTTTTTAAAGTAAGGTGTGAGTCTGAGGGGCAGAGAGACAAAAACTATATAGTTCATATaataattaatgatttaaaagtttaatcCTAGTGATACAGAATTGCATAAAGTTCAATGAAGGATACAATGCATGTAGCTAACCCCAAAAAAGCATGATTAGCAGGACTTGATATTGATATTTGGGCTATATATCTATGTGAAAATGACATCCTAGGAAGGCCATTGAGATCTTTGTCTAAATACTTTATTCTGCTGTTACTACTCCGTACCCATTATATCATCTCTTTTTGCTTATGCATCCTTATCTCCTAAAGGAAATGAAGCAACATAATCGTCAGCCGCTACCAAGTATATCGTGCTGAAGATGGATACTGATTGTTCATTGCTAAAGGAAAGACCTATTATCTCAAGTTCATGGCTCCAAacttattataattatttatgaTGTAAAGAAACTAAGGTAAATGTCTAGTTAACTGACATAAAATATTCAAGTCAACCATAATATTTGATACCATTGCAAACTATAAGTGTATGGAATGATGTGAATTTCACAATTGCTCACCTGATGGCGAAAGACAACATATGCCAGAGCAAAAAATACTAGTATGAATGGAAGTAAAAAGGGTGTGATAGCAGAGTACACAAGACCAAGCAAGAAATACAGCTGTATCTGAGGCTCAGATGTAGAAAACTCGATGCTTCCTGGATCCATTGCCTCTTCTCTGTCCTTTTCAGTCTTTACTAGAAAGAAATTCTTCAAGTGGAAGATTATTAAAGGCTTCAATCTAAGAATCTCCCCAGCAACTCCAGCCCAACCATCAACCATGATAAAAGTGATGAAGAAAGTTGCTTTCTGTGGTATGGATACACCTATAGTCTTCGGGATTCTGCATAGCAAAGCATGCTTCAACTtatatttgaagaaaaaaaaagagtttagaTTTCCAAAAGTCAAGCATCATGTATATTGCATTCAAGATTGATTGTAACACGCCTTAATTCTGTGATACTTAATACTTGCAATTCTTAACAAAGGAAAATCACTATTACCGTTTCAGCAGGCCAAGGTTCAATTTGAAAACCCTCCATTGAGTCTAATCCCTACACTAAACTCTATAAAAACTATATAGTTATATAATAGTGAAATTAATTAAACCATATTTTATAGTATTAACAATAGTTTCCTTTTCACCTAATTTATAATGAATATTAGTTTTTTCACTTATATCATTTTAGTGATACAGCCATGTTAACTATATTATGTACACTTGTACATGGTGCTTCCTAATTGGCCAACACCCATCTATTAAATATGACAGCCTATATATCAAATATGACAGATCTAATATTTTCCTTTTAACCAAGAGGGGATACAAAACTCTCTTTGTTTCAACCATCCGTTATTTTCCAAAACCACATGTCCTAAAGTATTTGAGAAATTATTCAAATATATGAGTTAAGATCATCATTTATCAGAGTTTTTGGGAACCATAGTATATTGCACTTTTTGGGACTTCTGAACATGTTCAAAAAACTCCAGGGCACTCTGAAGAAGCTTCAGTTTGACAGAATTGGATTGTACTTCATATGAGAGAGATATCAATACATCCTTATCAGGAAAAGAAGATTTATGTATTTTATTCATCAACTGAAATGTGTAGAAACAgaattgaaggggagccttggcgcaatggtaaagttgttgtcatgtgaccaaaaggtcacatattcgaatcctggaaatagcctcttgcaaaaaagcagggtaaggctgtgtacaatggatccttccccgggaccccgcatagcgggagcttcgtgcaccgggctgccctttttttttttaactgaaATGTGTAGAAAATCATTATATAAATTGAAATTTCAGTGATAACTTGCTGATATAGATGTATAGGCTCAATAATGAGCCAATGGAACGCAAATTCAAGTTTAAAGTACTGCTTCTGTCAATATgaaaagataaatgcaaactaaAAGTATAGCTCTACAAAAGCATCATTAAGTTGGTTTTTAAATAGAAGGAAAGTGCAGAACATACTCAGTTGCTGACTGATGAATAAAACTATTTAGCTGCTGAAAAGCTGTTCCAAGAATAATACTCCCTAAGAATACATTCACTAGCAGAAAGAGGTAATATTTAGATGCAGATTGCCGCTGAAGGGAGGACAGGGATACAAGTCCTTCAAACTTGGACATGATCATCAATATTGTTGGCAGAAATATAAGAAATATCTTCAGAGCAATTCCTGGGAGAAAACCTTGGATAAATGATTTAATGACAGGCCTGTGTAATATGCAAATGGATGTAAGTCGGAAGTAAAGGCAAAAAGGCATAATTCCACAGGAATTTACTCCCAAAGCTAATACCTTATTCCATTTATGTTGTAATCTTCATATGGGAAAGTATTCCATCAAAAAAACAGTTTCATTCACGACAATATTGTTGACCAGACTACAATGTTTAGAGTTCTAACAAACAACCAGGATAATTTCAAAGGAAACAAATCAATATCATCAATGGAAATGCCTTTAAATTCATAGGAATTTATGTCAAACCTACAAACTGAAATAATACAAATTTCTGGCTAGTATATCTGGAGTAATCCATAAAACTCTCAACTATGCCTCCAAATAGTCTGAAATTTAATCATATAAGTGAAAGTAAACATTGCTGATACAATGTCCTGCAATAGTGTTAATGTTTAGTCTACTGATGGAGAAAGCTCTGATTGATTTCAGCAACTGaagttctaaaatttaaaattctttccaGTTTACGCAATCACAAATATAGATTAGAAATCATGTATAGAAATCTCTGATTGATTTCAGCAACTTgagttctaaaatttaaaatttctttccagTTTAAGCAATCACAAATATATATTAGAAATCATAAGAAAGGAACTTGTACTTGTGAGTTAAACTTCTGTTAATAATACATTGTAGGAAAAGAAGTTTCATGAACAGATCTAGAAGTTTATGGTTTGGAAATTATGATGCCCACGCCTCAAACTTAAGTTTCAAATGGTTCAACAAAATGATGACCACCACCAATTCTAGGAGATCtcctattatattttttttctcatgaaATTACATGGCTCAGGTTCTATCATAAGTGATATGGAGTATGGAGTATAATAAACAGATACAATCTAGTGAAATATAGTTAAATGGTAACCATACTTATCAAATAGCATGAAAGCAAAACAGTGAAATATACGCACACTTCAATTAATGGCTTCAAAAATGGAGCTGCCTTCTCAATTCCCTCAATGTTTGCAAGGGTCTGAACGAATGTTATTGGGATCATAAAGAAGAATGTTAGAAAGAAGACAGCAACAGTCACTATCAATCGTCTGATTGCAACGTGAACAAAAGGAATGGCTAGGTTATGCCAGTAAACATCACGTGGTTCTGGAGCCCATTCAGTCAACCACAATGTTGGGTTTCTAGTTTGTTGTGTCTGTGCACAAACAGCTGCTCCCCACCGTGTTCGGAAGGAAACAAATGCAACTGGCATGACAAACTTGGGATTCTTTACTATCTTCTCACGTTCAGCAGCTTCCTGGAAATATATTTTACAGCAAATTGGAATAGTTAGTTAAATATGAAACAACAAATATTCTATTGAATTTAATAGGAAAACttaattcaataaaaaaaatataatatatttttagatGATAGAATAGAATCCACCAGCATGTAACATTTGCTGGTTCTTGGTACACTATCAATCTCATCCATATTGGTCCATACAAttacaaattaatattttattcaatTTCCCCTTGGGAGTGTTTAAAGAGCAAAATCTTAAAAACAGGAAAAAAAACTACAGTAGGACATATGTTAACCTGCAATGAAAGATCCACCAACATATATCTACAAAATTGAATCTCGAGTGAGAGGATGTAGACTGCAAAGTTAGAAACGAGCAACAAAAGTTACCACAGACTGTTGTGAAAAACAATGTGGGTCTCTAATCTCTATCCAACCAGATGCACCAGATGGACATTAGGCACTTACAAGAGACAAGCTAGCTGATTTGGATGCATGATTTGTCAGGGAAGCCCGCAGATTGCCAATGCATCAAACATGGGTTAAGGGCCTAGAGAAGGGCACCATGAAATGGGTTAAGGGTCACGTACCCTACTCCCTTGCCTAAGTCTCTGTTTGACAGTTTGATTTTTCAACTCTAGACTTTAGATGCTCTCGTATTTTGAAGCCCAATTCAGAGTATCAAATTGGCCTATGTAACCACCAGTCTGCTGAGTGCCAACATCAGGTTGTGAGGGAAGCATCAATGCTCTAATGCTTCATGTGTCTGATTATTGTCAGGAGATTCTGGTCACTTGTGCAAATAGTAGGCAGGGAAATAAGATGACTTGAAACTTCAAAGACAATGTTCTGTGATCTCCTTAAACTGGCCTTTGCATGATACCATGTGACTGATCTGGGCAACATCTACAAACCACATCTCATTATCCACCCGCTTAATAGTTTCCACCCACCACTTGTGGTTTGTGGAGTTTCTAAAATGGTTGATAAAGAGAATGTCATTCAAAATTGACAAAATGAGTTCTCATCTTTCTTCCTCCATCTTTTTCCTAACCCTAGTCCTTCAGAGCCAACAACTGAAAGATGTTGCCAATAGCATTTTTAGTGTGCTTATGGCAGTCTAACTTGTCTACTTATGGGGACTAAGTTCTAAACAAGGCAAGGTTGCACCCCTCAATATAAGCACAACAAGGACCATTGCCATTTGTTGATAAGGGTCTATGTGCATGAAGCACCTTGACTTCAAGATAAAGTATGAACTTGGATATAAATTTACATTCAATGGAAGTATGGAATAATCAATATGTCAAACTTTAGAATATAGCAACTAAGCTTACACTTTAATTTTTTATGACTATTATCCAAAgactagacaaaaaaaaaaaaaaattggttcatGGTACGATGTCATTATTAAGCAAAAGTACTATAATGCACAATAACCATCCGATAAAGGATCCAATTAGTATCACTTACTTCCTCAGAAAGCTTATCAATCTTAGATGTGTAGTATTCAATCGCATCCACCTTGTCACCACACAGTCCCAGAAAACCAGTCTGTTAAAATTAGAGCAAATACAAGCATCAATGATCCAACAAATTCTGGATAGATGTCTGACACATACAGCTAAAAAATGAAAATTGGAATTTATTTGAAAGAAAGGAGTGAAATTATCCTCCAAATAACCTTGCGAGTAGGTCTTGTTGATGGATTACGTTCATATCTCAATTGATAGAAATCTTGCCAATTCAccattttttccttctctttaacCAGCTTAGCCAGTGTGTTTGCGTTATACACAACCTATACATACAAAACAGTAAGAAAAATTCAAAAACCTTTCGAGGGAAAAATAGTTTCAAGCAATTCTCTCACCAATCCTTATGGTAGATGCACTCATCTTCCTTTACCATATTTGCATCAAGTATAATATAATGCACTTCTGTTGATTTCTAATGAACCAAAGTGAATATCTCCATAGTGCTAAATTTAAGTGGAAGTGGAATGTTATACTTTTTGAAACAAGATGAATCCTAATTAGTGTCTTGATTGAGGGACCGTAGGTTGAAATATTTAGACACAAAAATATGGTATTCTGTTCTGTTTGTGTTGGTTCACTAGACCACAGCACATCTTACTCAGATACACTCAAACACGAGCCATTAATTAGCAACGATTTAGCAGAGTAGAAATTGGGCACCCAAATTCACCGTACAAGCATGTATTCCCCTCAGTGATTATTTGCAGGtccattttttttaactttgtgGTGACATCTAGAAAGGATTTCACCTTTGCAACTAATTTAGGAGTTAACTGATATATTGTTACAAAATAACAATAAGGAGAAAACTAAGGGCAAACGAAACTAAGATGTAAGAGAACAAAATCtctaaaaaaggaaaataaggATGAAAAGATGAGCAAATTTTTAGCAGAAGAATAATAAATGCTGACATCACCAAAGAAGGTGTCTAAGAAACTACTTCTCTACCTTAtttcaattattttcaaaagaaactaaactttttaatttaataaaaacaaaCATATTATCAGGTCACTTTTGTTCCAGATAACTGAGATGCAACATCAAATGTATAATTCAACAAAATTGCACTTTTGAATTGTAATGactatttttaaaacaaatttggcaTATGCAACTTTGAATTGATACTATCATCATTATACAACATATAGCTTGATACATAACGAGAAAATCTAGATCTACCTTCTCAACAAGGATTTAACAGTTTAAAGGAAATGCAACCAAAAAGATCATTAAAACAAACACATCAAATGATCAAAGCTATAATCACTTAGAACAAACTTTTGAGCAGCAATGGAGATGATTAAAGCACCCAACTCAAATTGGCAAAACCATAGGTTCACTACTTAGTTCTTAATTATGGATCAAAGACTCATATAACAGTGTCTAGCTGGCCATAGACATGCAATGGCAAAACCCCAAACTGTTTATTAACTCAAACCAAATATTCTAAGACATATACTGATGCATATTGTGATATGATTAGATTGAATAAGAAACACTTCAATGGTTTTACAAGCATGATTTGCTATATGAAGCTGTGTACTACATAATGATGATAGTGCTCATCCATATTCATGAAAGGATTATTAGGAATACCTGGTGGGTTAAATATTGATCAGGATGATTGACAAGGAAAAAATGTTCAACAAGCTCATCAACTGACTCATCTGGATCAGGTGGCACATTCCGAACGAGGACCTGAAATGTTTAATTCTAAAGTCAGTTTCCAaataagagagagaaaaaaaaggaacTGTGGAACTTtcactaataaaatttttttgcttttggtctcaacaaacattaatatccatatatatatatatactcatgaCATGAGGCACATTATCTAATGTGGCACACTATCTAATGTTCATGAATGACAAAGTTAGGTAGTAGCACAAGTGATGATACATGTACTGTCACAACACATAGCCAACCTAACATAATATATTAATGCACTCGAGATACCCTCAAATATCTTGTGATAAAATGTATGATAAACCAACATGTATCACTAGAATGATCTTAGTCATCTTTATCTGATAAAACAATGTCTTAAAGACTGACTGAACTGGCCTGTTGCAGCATTAGAAAGCATCCTTATGAAATGGAATTGTGGCCCATTCATCCAGGAAAATCATGACCCAGGAAGTTAATGTCTCGACCCTCTAGTCAGGTTTTCAAAAcacaataaaaaaacaaacttcaAATATTACTAGAGATTGAACCAACTTCAGAAAAGCAGAGCCCACTTTTAAACATGAATAACACAAACTATATAATTATGGATATTGGCCTAGTCAAACCCAATAAGTGGACTGACTCAACACAGCTGTAAAACACTATACAGTGACAACAATCAAACACTAGATCACTTATTCCCAAAGCTTAAGAGGCAAGAAAGAGATCAGTTTattcatttatattttattatcagCTTTCAATAAGTGCATGCTTGAACAAAGGAGAAATAACAGAACTATATgcatggtttaaagtgtcgtgcCGAGACGGTTAAAACGGCGAAACATCTCGTTCTGCCCGGCGACTGGCACCAGCACGACCCCAGCACCAAAACTCACGACAGCTGCGACATGTTACGCAACCCCATGGCTGCAGCAAAGGAGTCGCTCGACCCCGCAACAGCAGCAGAGGAGTCGCATATAGCCGCTGTAGAGGGGTCGCATGACCACCGCGGTCGCGCTGGAGGAGTCACACGATCCCTGCGGCCATGGTTGAGGGGTCGCACAACCCCGCGGCAGCGCCGAAGTCGCACGAGCTCGCGAGTGGTGttggatttcagatttttttaattaaacttaggttaattattttaatcaactcctagctatgatgGAGATAATATAAAGATGCTTtattaaatcctaataaaattatctaattaattttatatttcatttattttaatttaaaaattataataacattttttatttatttatttatttatctattttcaagtcttttctttttttaaagattattttttatattatttattttttaaatatttatattaaatattttattttttaattaatatattttatatttaaaaaatatcgaaagGATATCGGTACGGCACGATAcggtaccgaaaccgtatcgttccggtccagGAATGAAACCTCGACATgagtcaaaattttaaaccttgactaTATGCCAATGTACTTGAAAGATGGCAAGTGATATAGTTCATTAAGACTAGCTAATGCCAAAAACAGACATAAAGGGAGAACATTCTCTACAATCTCAATACTCAAGACAATTGCATATAAAGCAATTTTAAGAAATCTTGGATGTGCTTACAGTGAACTGATCGGGACGGCGTTTCGTTGATGCAAGAAAATGTAACCTCATTGATGCAATACTGTCATACTCCTTGTTCAAAACATAACATGTCCAAAAGGTAAAGGCATATGCCATGACCAAATGGGTCCAAAACCTGTAACAAAAATGAGCATGTTGAAGACAAAGTCAGCTTTGTCAACTCAAAGGTGAGGCAAACAACATACAGGCAGTTTCTACAAGAAAAAAATGCATTGTAAAGTATTCAGGAGATAAGAAATAAAGGTATGTCTTCATGAtaacaagaaggaagaaaattTGACTAATTATAAACAAGTACAAATAGTTGGCAGCACTCGTGATGTAGTTCTACCAGCTTCAAGATAGCACTTTTGTTGGAAGTTGATGTTGCAACAAAAGCTTATCTAGCTTGGCATCAAGGCTAGAGTGAGTTTCCCAAGGGTACATGTAATATTTTTTAGTGTCTCCAACTTGTGATTATAACATAATGGGTTGTCAATTGGCCTGAATTTGACTGCATTTCATACAACAAAACCAACAACAattaagtcttatcccactaggtggatgGAAATTTGATTGCATTTCATACATTCAAATAATTATCTATTTATTAATGTTCTAATTATTATAAGGTTTAAAATATTGCTCCATGCCTGAGTTTCATGCCATAACTAAGCTAGTACAACATCGTGTTGTGTTGACACTTGACACACTTTGACAAGCATCAAAGCATATGAAGATgaaatttagattatttctacaTAAGTATCCATTCACTTTATTTACTTCTGAAAATAACACTAAAATATTCAGACAGTCAATTATATTAAAATTCTGTTGCTTCAACATGTGATAAAGTATGTTGAAATGAACTTAGATAGATTTTACACAATTAATCTTCTTCACtttgattttctatttttaataagGTTGCATAAGTTAGATTGTCGAATTAAAAATGTCTTTtactcttttttttattttaaatgcaCGTCGAGGGAATTGATATCAATTTTCTTACTACAATCTTTGTTTTAGATGATTTTCTCCTTTAATATCCATTCATTTTATGTACTTATAAAAATAACAATACAACAATTGGATAGTCACTTAAATTACAATATTATTGTATTATATGATACTTAttgtgcttcatcatatgatacAACATATCAAAatgaacttagctagattttactATATTGTTTCACTTTGATTTTCTACCTTTAATAACTTTGTATAAATTAGATTGTtgaataaaaatatcttttactcattttttattcagtgtatattgaaatgaattcaaataaattttactGCTACAATCTTTTTTTAACTTGTTTCCTTCTAAAAGTAAGACTGTAGCAATTAGATAATCGATTGAACAAACTTTAGATGAATTCATCTTAATGTGTGTCACGTCAAGTGAAGGCACAGAACAATACTCGTAGACATGATCAAAATAGGTTACACATGATAGTATCAGGTTTTGATAATTTACTAGAAGTGTAGAGTTTGACCTGTTGGAGGCACAACATGAGATTCAAAACATAATTTGTATTATGATCATATTTCCATCCATGTTCTAGTGGCATAGTCAAAATATATTATTCCAATAAATTATCAAATTTTACATAATTTCTCCGGTGTCATTGTGTCGATGCATGAATATTCATTGTGTCGATGCATATTGTCTCGATGAAGTGTGTGTGCCTgcacaaaatttcctttttctatTTCTATTGAATTAACTTATTATTTCCCTTTGGATTCTTTTAAACAGTACAAATGCAGGACATACATGATCAGTAAATTTAACTGATCTATTGATAAAATCATAATAGCTCACCTCTGTGACCCAGTAGAGATATTGGATACTGATAGTTTGTCAACGTCACTGTATTCTAAACTCTTTGAATCTTTTAGTCCATTACTAGTCCAGTTTACAGGGACAAGAACACCAAATGCCAGGATTGCAATGGGAATAAAGATTTTAAGTCTGCAATGGAGAAAAGGAAAACCAGATGAGCACTCAAAGGGATTGGCGACAAAATGAACAAACAAATACTGTAATTTGTAAACAATTGTGGGAAAACTAGTACATCACAAAGCATCCGAAGTactgaaaatctgaaaatacaaaGGAGCTATGCCAACAATGTGCTTTCCTCAGCTTATTGTGAAAATCTCAATTGTCTGGTAGATTCTCATGTGAACAAAATGTTCTAATCTTATCTACaacaatttaattaatgaaaCAACATGCCTGAAAATGTGATTCCCTTTGACAATCTTATGTTGCATGA from Zingiber officinale cultivar Zhangliang chromosome 4A, Zo_v1.1, whole genome shotgun sequence includes the following:
- the LOC121970365 gene encoding calcium permeable stress-gated cation channel 1-like, encoding MATIADIGFAAGINFLTALAFLVAFAVLRIQPVNDRVYFSKWYLKGTRSSPPHGGAFVQKFVNLNWRSYLRFLEWVPDALKMPEPELIDHAGLDSVVFLRIYLIGLKIFIPIAILAFGVLVPVNWTSNGLKDSKSLEYSDVDKLSVSNISTGSQRFWTHLVMAYAFTFWTCYVLNKEYDSIASMRLHFLASTKRRPDQFTVLVRNVPPDPDESVDELVEHFFLVNHPDQYLTHQVVYNANTLAKLVKEKEKMVNWQDFYQLRYERNPSTRPTRKTGFLGLCGDKVDAIEYYTSKIDKLSEEEAAEREKIVKNPKFVMPVAFVSFRTRWGAAVCAQTQQTRNPTLWLTEWAPEPRDVYWHNLAIPFVHVAIRRLIVTVAVFFLTFFFMIPITFVQTLANIEGIEKAAPFLKPLIEVPVIKSFIQGFLPGIALKIFLIFLPTILMIMSKFEGLVSLSSLQRQSASKYYLFLLVNVFLGSIILGTAFQQLNSFIHQSATEIPKTIGVSIPQKATFFITFIMVDGWAGVAGEILRLKPLIIFHLKNFFLVKTEKDREEAMDPGSIEFSTSEPQIQLYFLLGLVYSAITPFLLPFILVFFALAYVVFRHQIINVYNQEYESAAAFWPDVHGRIIFALVTSQILLLGLLSTKKAAESTPFLIALPILTIWFHRFCKNRYEPAFVKYPLQEAMMKDTLEHAREPNLNLKAYLSNTYLHPVFKEDEESDEIFASDEEKDYDNVLVPTKRQSRRNTPIPSKHGRSSPPSDIDIIPLHL